Proteins encoded in a region of the Rutidosis leptorrhynchoides isolate AG116_Rl617_1_P2 chromosome 9, CSIRO_AGI_Rlap_v1, whole genome shotgun sequence genome:
- the LOC139868618 gene encoding uncharacterized protein has translation MEDEKDAYYVVRKGDIVGVYKSLNDCQSLLPGPDVGVFKGYGLSKVTEKYLATRGLSNAIYSVAASNVQADIFGQLIPCPFQQPNFSNEKEKKDIGSSSLSEASQRKLPETESFIEALPVSAHCCSCIIEFDGAAKGNPGPAGAGIVLRAVDGSLVYRVREGLGIATNNVAEYRAVILGLRYALKLGFTYVRVQGDSKLVCMQVNGLWKTKNQNMSDLCKVAKELKEKFLSFEICHVEREYNSEADAQANLGVRLQDGEVQEEVDGGEFKLQTP, from the exons ATGGAAGATGAGAAAGACGCTTATTACGTGGTTAGGAAAGGAGACATTGTTGGTGTTTACAAAAGCTTAAATGACTGCCAATCTCTT CTGCCTGGTCCAGATGTTGGTGTGTTTAAAGGCTATGGGCTGTCAAAGGTTACTGAGAAGTACCTGGCAACACGTGGGCTTAGTAATGCAATTTATTCTGTTGCTGCTTCAAACGTGCAAGCTGATATTTTTGGCCAACTTATTCCCTGTCCTTTTCAG CAACCCAATTTCAGTAATGAGAAGGAAAAG AAAGATATTGGATCGTCTTCTTTATCCGAAGCTTCTCAAAGAAAATTGCCTGAGACTGAAAGCTTTATTGAGGCCCTACCCGTTTCTGCCCATTGT TGTTCATGTATTATCGAGTTTGATGGTGCTGCCAAAGGAAACCCGGGACCCGCAGGTGCTGGGATTGTGCTACGTGCAGTAGATGGAAGCCTT GTTTATCGTGTGCGTGAAGGTCTGGGAATTGCAACCAATAATGTTGCTGAGTATCGAGCTGTGATATTAGGGTTGCGTTATGCTCTTAAATTAGGTTTTACGTATGTTCGCGTGCAAGGGGACTCGAAACTTGTTTGTATGCAG GTTAATGGTTTGTGGAAAACCAAAAATCAGAACATGAGTGATTTGTGTAAAGTTGCAAAGGAGCTTAAGGAGAAGTTTCTGTCTTTTGAGATTTGTCATGTTGAAAGG GAGTACAACTCTGAAGCTGATGCTCAAGCCAACCTAGGTGTACGTCTTCAAG ATGGTGAAGTTCAAGAGGAAGTTGATGGGGGAGAGTTTAAACTTCAAACGCCTTGA
- the LOC139868617 gene encoding protein ALP1-like — protein MDEESEVEFVPRIPRHRSYILRDRKSATERLFNDYFSEPPIFQAKKFKRRFRMRINLFLRIAQGISSFANSMNNVPEHFDYFIERRDAAGRPSFTILQKCTSALCQLAYGTAPDSFNEYLHMSEQTSILCLDNFCKCIIDLYKSRYMRSPTATDVARLYSVHKEKHGFRGMLGSIDCMHWEWKNCPVAHKGQYTRGDHKKPTIMLEAVASYDLWICHAFFGMAGSNNDINVLNQSPLFDVLKTGRAPPAPFEVNGHQYTKGYYLADGIYPEWATLIKGMSCPTDDPRIKFTRFQASDRKDIERAFRVLQGRFYILSIPARVMQVNNMRRVMECCLILHNMILEDNDFALCKWEERFITEPMANRAQRVRNRGRDQDIIRREIRDRDVHNQLTDDLVEHIWNLPASFRTTN, from the coding sequence ATGGATGAAGAATCTGAAGTCGAGTTTGTGCCTCGTATTCCTAGACATCGAAGTTACATTCTCAGAGATCGTAAGTCAGCTACGGAACGATTGTTTAATGACTACTTTTCCGAGCCACCAATTTTTCAGGCGAAGAAATTTAAACGTCGTTTTCGTATGAGAATAAATTTATTCCTCCGAATTGCGCAAGGTATATCATCATTTGCTAACTCTATGAATAATGTTCCCGAGCATTTTGATTATTTTATAGAACGTCGAGATGCTGCCGGTAGACCGTCGTTTACTATTTTACAAAAATGTACGTCGGCTTTATGTCAATTGGCGTATGGAACCGCCCCCGATTCGTTCAATGAATATTTACATATGAGTGAGCAAACATCAATATTGTGTTTAGACAACTTTTGTAAATGTATTATCGATTTATATAAAAGTCGATACATGAGATCTCCCACAGCAACCGATGTTGCACGCTTATATAGTGTACACAAAGAGAAGCATGGGTTCAGGGGTATGCTCGGTAGtatcgattgtatgcattgggagtgGAAGAACTGTCCCGTAGCACATAAAGGTCAATATACTAGGGGTGATCACAAGAAACCCACAATTATGCTTGAAGCTGTGGCTTCATATGATTTGTGGATATGTCATGCTTTTTTCGGGATGGCAGGTTCCAACAATGACATAAATGTTTTGAATCAGTCTCCTCTATTTGATGTATTAAAGACGGGAAGAGCTCCACCCGCACCATTTGAGGTAAATGGTCATCAATACACCAAAGGTTACTACCTTGCCGATGGTATATATCCCGAGTGGGCGACACTTATCAAAGGAATGTCGTGTCCCACAGATGATCCAAGGATTAAGTTCACAAGATTTCAAGCTAGTGACCGAAAGGACATAGAACGGGCTTTTAGGGTTCTTCAAGGCCGGTTTTATATTTTAAGTATACCTGCACGCGTAATGCAAGTAAACAATATGCGCAGAGTAATGGAATGTTGTCTCATTTTACATAATATGATATTAGAAGACAATGATTTTGCGCTATGTAAATGGGAAGAACGATTTATAACTGAGCCAATGGCGAATCGTGCACAACGAGTAAGGAACAGAGGACGAGATCAAGACATTATCCGAAGAGAAATAAGGGATAGAGATGTGCACAACCAACTTACCGATGATTTAGTCGAGCATATATGGAATCTTCCGGCTTCTTTTCGAACTACGAATTAG